From the genome of Candidatus Nitrosocosmicus oleophilus, one region includes:
- a CDS encoding IS5-like element ISThar1 family transposase translates to MIDWPSYNRSLVQRGEILFSYDFLDGWGSEIENMNINKKGKPFVFPDSFILAIGYIRYLFHLPYRQTQGIIKATGKRLPANPPSYGHICKRINKLNIDIKRDKMDDDDDLIISIDSTGIKITNRGQWMDEKWNTQNRKGYLKIHVAVDIKTRKIIALEVTDEKVHDGKMLKKLVNHVLDSREPNTVKIKSVLADGAYDSNPNFVYLEDKKINPGIKVRRNSIVSPKNNRLRNNEVKLQAKDLLKWKTKRKYGQRWISETVFSAIKRMFGEYTSANRFQNMVKEIMIKVSLYNIFRRI, encoded by the coding sequence GTGATAGACTGGCCCTCTTACAATCGCTCATTAGTTCAACGCGGTGAGATCCTCTTCTCGTATGATTTCCTTGATGGTTGGGGTTCAGAGATAGAGAATATGAATATAAACAAAAAGGGTAAACCATTTGTATTTCCAGATTCTTTCATCTTGGCCATTGGTTACATTCGCTATTTATTTCACCTACCATACAGACAAACCCAAGGTATAATTAAGGCCACAGGAAAAAGGTTACCTGCTAATCCACCAAGTTATGGTCACATCTGTAAACGAATCAACAAGCTAAACATCGATATTAAAAGAGACAAGATGGATGACGATGATGACCTAATAATATCAATAGACAGTACAGGTATCAAGATTACTAACAGAGGTCAGTGGATGGATGAGAAATGGAATACACAAAATAGAAAAGGATATCTCAAGATCCACGTTGCTGTAGACATAAAGACCAGGAAAATCATTGCTTTGGAAGTGACAGATGAGAAGGTACATGATGGGAAAATGCTAAAGAAACTAGTCAATCATGTTTTGGATTCGAGAGAACCAAACACTGTAAAGATAAAATCGGTACTAGCTGATGGAGCCTATGATTCAAATCCAAACTTTGTGTATCTTGAGGACAAAAAGATCAATCCAGGTATAAAGGTAAGAAGGAACTCTATTGTTTCTCCTAAAAACAATAGGTTAAGGAACAACGAAGTAAAGTTACAAGCAAAGGATCTGTTGAAATGGAAGACAAAAAGAAAATACGGACAGAGATGGATATCTGAAACTGTGTTCTCAGCTATAAAGAGAATGTTTGGTGAATACACATCAGCAAACAGGTTTCAAAACATGGTAAAGGAGATCATGATAAAAGTATCATTGTATAACATTTTTAGAAGAATATAA
- a CDS encoding cache domain-containing protein translates to MNTKLFIGTSAIILLYGLTTVSTDTLLSSATPNLDQTKVNSYNEPINNHLLSLNVLTNSLENRLYGVASILEFASNLPEMKSVPNVSLLNTTLETLHGIPQDSDLQKRNIAQEILSHYHEIAGIAFIMPNGDTYFMEPYALQSNQTKNNLAYRDYFKGSIATNDTYLGDIITSTSSGVKRAIVAVPVFTEKNNGVLTGVLVGSIELGLLNKELQSLDLSQGQRIVYVDSNDTKLADSDRRLFTNSSETFSNLKSFQNANEGKFGSIVEKVGQDNMLVTYYPMEALQNRWIVLWIQPIS, encoded by the coding sequence TTGAATACTAAATTGTTTATAGGAACATCTGCAATCATCTTGTTATATGGACTCACCACTGTCTCTACAGACACTTTATTAAGCTCAGCAACCCCAAATTTGGATCAAACCAAAGTTAATTCGTATAATGAGCCAATCAATAATCATCTTTTAAGCTTGAATGTACTAACTAATAGTCTAGAAAACAGACTTTATGGAGTAGCTTCTATATTGGAATTTGCAAGCAACCTACCGGAAATGAAAAGTGTGCCTAATGTGAGCTTGTTGAATACTACTCTGGAAACCCTCCATGGAATTCCACAAGACTCAGATTTACAAAAAAGAAACATTGCACAGGAAATCTTATCCCACTATCATGAAATTGCTGGAATAGCATTCATTATGCCTAATGGTGATACCTACTTCATGGAACCTTATGCCTTGCAAAGCAATCAGACTAAAAATAATCTTGCTTACAGAGACTACTTTAAAGGATCTATTGCTACTAACGACACCTATCTTGGAGACATAATTACTTCCACATCTTCGGGCGTTAAACGTGCTATTGTAGCAGTACCCGTATTTACCGAAAAGAATAACGGAGTTTTAACAGGGGTTTTGGTTGGATCTATAGAATTAGGCCTTTTGAACAAAGAACTTCAATCATTAGATTTATCTCAAGGTCAACGAATTGTATATGTTGACTCCAACGATACTAAGTTAGCAGATTCTGATAGGAGACTTTTTACAAATAGTAGTGAAACATTTTCTAATCTAAAGAGTTTCCAGAATGCCAATGAAGGAAAGTTCGGTTCCATTGTGGAGAAAGTAGGCCAAGATAACATGCTAGTAACATACTATCCAATGGAGGCGCTCCAAAATAGGTGGATAGTACTTTGGATACAGCCCATTAGTTAG
- a CDS encoding MBL fold metallo-hydrolase, whose protein sequence is MQITVRINGVDPKISELGEEGNSERIFEVKKQNIISNTSCSIFSKNEHDQNASHVLVDVGNGVISSIERGFPSLRDGTSYLSDSHLPNALLITHSHDDHIAELPSLIEKITNSSKNLQIFCTEQCYEQIVQKFPHLSSIISSNSTSVINNNTISVNVIYPNNNFKVDNLSITPILADHGSNTPAGSVIYVVDIDNIKIVFGWDFLSLVGVDENILWNPDLLILGTNSYNPHPETGMISVSDAYSLIRQWNAKESYIVHYSGLADLVDAKNQWFRGPTKPMTSEELQKVVDSSGPISGAENLYSFKITVAKEGMLWHSKTQFEEPLEKYNGSDKIGNELLIEGLEKYVLKFEHNSIEDNLRIMVEDRINRRDLSFVRPHKDSNNDNIVYAEAVKGGMRTCGPELRMEVLNTIPQSAQSREDSAVVRMHAYKGKKDVYKNDIRINNLDAVRLKRYLQENLT, encoded by the coding sequence ATGCAAATTACTGTAAGGATTAATGGAGTAGATCCAAAGATCTCTGAGTTGGGAGAAGAAGGAAACTCTGAACGAATCTTTGAAGTAAAGAAGCAGAATATCATATCAAATACATCTTGTTCTATATTTTCAAAAAATGAACACGATCAAAATGCCTCTCATGTACTTGTGGATGTTGGCAATGGAGTTATCTCAAGCATCGAGCGAGGATTCCCTAGTCTTAGAGATGGAACATCATATTTATCAGACTCCCACCTTCCAAATGCACTTTTGATAACTCATTCACATGATGATCATATTGCAGAACTTCCATCTTTAATAGAAAAAATTACTAATAGTTCCAAGAATTTACAAATTTTCTGCACAGAACAATGCTATGAACAAATTGTTCAAAAGTTTCCTCACCTCTCATCCATTATTTCATCAAATTCAACTTCTGTAATAAATAATAATACTATTTCCGTGAATGTAATATATCCAAATAATAACTTTAAAGTTGATAATCTTTCAATAACTCCTATTTTGGCAGACCATGGCAGTAATACCCCTGCTGGTTCGGTCATTTATGTAGTAGATATAGATAATATAAAAATAGTATTTGGATGGGATTTTCTTTCTCTTGTAGGCGTAGATGAAAATATACTCTGGAATCCTGATCTTCTTATACTGGGTACTAATAGTTATAATCCGCATCCAGAAACAGGAATGATCTCTGTTTCCGATGCATACTCATTAATAAGACAATGGAATGCTAAAGAAAGCTATATAGTACATTATAGTGGGTTAGCAGATCTTGTAGATGCTAAAAATCAATGGTTTAGAGGACCAACAAAACCTATGACCTCAGAAGAACTACAAAAAGTAGTAGACTCTAGTGGTCCTATATCAGGTGCAGAAAATCTTTATTCTTTTAAAATAACCGTAGCCAAGGAAGGAATGTTGTGGCACTCAAAAACGCAATTTGAAGAACCTTTGGAAAAATATAATGGTAGTGATAAAATAGGAAACGAACTTTTAATTGAAGGTCTTGAAAAATATGTGTTGAAATTTGAACATAATTCTATAGAAGATAATTTAAGAATCATGGTTGAGGATCGCATCAATAGACGTGATTTATCCTTCGTTAGGCCACACAAAGATAGTAATAATGATAATATAGTTTATGCCGAGGCAGTGAAAGGGGGAATGAGGACTTGTGGTCCAGAATTGAGAATGGAGGTACTCAATACAATTCCACAATCCGCACAATCACGGGAAGATTCTGCTGTTGTTAGAATGCATGCCTACAAAGGCAAAAAGGATGTTTACAAAAACGATATACGAATCAATAATTTAGATGCGGTAAGGTTGAAAAGATATCTTCAAGAAAATTTAACATAA